Proteins co-encoded in one Ictalurus punctatus breed USDA103 chromosome 18, Coco_2.0, whole genome shotgun sequence genomic window:
- the crkl gene encoding crk-like protein — translation MSSARFDSADRNSWYFGALSRQETQNRLQGQRHGMFLVRDSSTCPGDYVLSVSENSKVSHYIINSLPTKRFKIGDQEFDHLPALLEFYKIHYLDTTTLIEPASRYPSTSLTGGPVQPIGGPGDENLEYVRTLYDFTGSDAEDLPFKKGEILIILDKPEEQWWSAKSKEGRVGMIPVPYVEKIVRPLPHTGTIGHGSRNSNSYGIPEPAHAYAQPQTPSPLPPGTPGAVINPLPSMQNGPVMARAIQKRVPCAYDKTALALEVGDIVKVTRMNISGQWEGEVNGRRGLFPFTHVKILDSQNPDESE, via the exons ATGTCGTCGGCGCGGTTCGATTCAGCGGACCGGAACAGTTGGTATTTCGGCGCTCTGTCTCGGCAGGAGACTCAAAACCGGTTACAGGGACAGAGACACGGCATGTTTCTGGTCCGCGACTCGTCCACTTGTCCCGGGGACTACGTGCTGTCCGTGTCCGAAAACTCCAAAGTGTCCCACTACATCATTAACTCATTACCCACCAAGAGGTTCAAAATCGGCGACCAGGAATTTGATCATCTGCCCGCGCTTTTGGAGTTCTATAAGATCCACTACCTGGACACGACCACACTGATAGAACCTGCCTCCAG GTACCCCAGCACATCTCTAACCGGCGGCCCTGTTCAGCCCATCGGTGGCCCCGGCGATGAGAATCTGGAGTACGTGCGGACTCTTTATGACTTCACTGGCAGTGATGCAGAGGATCTTCCTTTCAAGAAGGGCGAGATCTTGATCATTCTGGACAAGCCTGAGGAGCAGTGGTGGAGCGCAAAGAGCAAGGAGGGCCGTGTTGGAATGATTCCCGTCCCCTATGTAGAAAAGATAGTTAGGCCGTTGCCTCACACTGGGACGATTGGCCACGGGTCACGCAACTCGAACAGCTACGGCATCCCCGAGCCTGCACACGCCTACGCTCAGCCTCAGACACCATCGCCCCTTCCTCCTGGTACACCCGGCGCTGTCATCAACCCGCTACCTTCCATGCAGAATGGGCCTGTCATGGCCAGAGCCATTCAGAAACGAGTCCCTTGTGCATATGACAAAACTGCTTTAGCATTGGAG GTGGGTGACATCGTGAAGGTGACCCGGATGAACATCAGCGGTCAGTGGGAAGGCGAAGTGAACGGCCGGAGAGGCTTGTTTCCATTCACCCATGTGAAAATATTGGATTCCCAAAACCCAGACGAAAGTGAATGA
- the LOC108278541 gene encoding T-box-containing protein TBX6L produces MEQMADLRRSSTVSASPPMAHPTESYQQGNIRMKLEYSELWKSFHDIGTEMVITKSGRRMFPYCNVSVSGLVPYAKYVIMVDMVPVDNSRYKWNNERWEVAGKAEPQPPCRTYVHPDSPALGSHWVKQPISFLKLKLTNHPLDQRGHIILHSMHRYQPRFHVVQADDLYSVRWSVFQTFTFPETTFTAVTVYQNTKITKLKIDHNPFAKGFREEGTHGKRHRAQKSQLCLESSVKKTKSSDKEPELSCFQDVPRLPYDPHREDSESLMLSKEVPMTQDEHISPWGGEQDPGQSLQTEGGAMDYTNSEQLVPGQANYQPHRTQEFGRMSSPTCTDAQTDCHGFESRSTDMATVPEQELSRCLPSMSLGSQSKALDFSMTSNIGGCAKASPGMPLYGHYNMEQPLGHWSGALAGQYSSSTYPQPHPHHLMSEHSIHPSGYHHSNMTEWSQYSLFAYSC; encoded by the exons ATGGAGCAAATGGCAg ACCTGAGACGTTCATCTACAGTGTCTGCATCGCCCCCAATGGCTCACCCAACTGAGTCTTACCAACAGGGGAACATAAGGATGAAACTGGAATATTCAGAGCTCTGGAAATCCTTTCATGACATTGGGACTGAAATGGTCATCACTAAATCTGGCAG GAGGATGTTTCCATATTGTAACGTAAGTGTGTCTGGTCTTGTGCCCTACGCCAAGTACGTCATCATGGTGGACATGGTCCCGGTGGACAATTCCAGGTACAAG TGGAATAATGAGAGGTGGGAGGTGGCGGGAAAAGCAGAGCCACAGCCTCCGTGTAGAACATACGTCCATCCAGATTCTCCTGCTTTGGGTAGTCATTGGGTGAAGCAGCCCATTTCTTTTCTCAAGCTGAAGCTCACCAACCACCCACTGGACCAGAGAGGCCAT ATCATTCTGCATTCGATGCATCGCTACCAGCCTCGCTTCCATGTGGTGCAGGCTGACGACCTTTATAGCGTGCGATGGAGCGTCTTCCAAACCTTCACATTCCCTGAAACCACTTTCACAGCAGTCACGGTCTACCAGAACACCAAG ATCACCAAGTTGAAGATAGACCATAACCCATTTGCAAAGGGCTTCCGAGAAGAAGGAACCCATGGCAAAAG ACACAGAGCTCAGAAAAGTCAACTGTGTTTAGAGAGTTCAGTGAAGAAAACAAAGTCTTCAGACAAGGAGCCAGAGCTCAGCTGTTTCCAAG ATGTGCCAAGGCTTCCATATGACCCTCACAGAGAGGATTCAGAAAGCCTGATGCTTTCCAAAGAAGTGCCCATGACCCAGGATGAGCACATATCCCCATGGGGAGGAGAGCAGGACCCTGGCCAAAGTCTGCAAACTGAGGGGGGGGCCATGGACTACACAAACTCAGAGCAGCTTGTTCCAGGACAGGCCAACTACCAACCGCACAG AACTCAGGAGTTTGGGAGGATGTCCTCACCGACCTGCACAGATGCCCAAACTGACTGCCACGGTTTTGAGTCCCGATCTACCGACATGGCAACTGTTCCTGAGCAGGAGCTCTCCAGATGTCTTCCATCCATGAGTCTAGGTTCTCAGAGTAAAGCGCTGGACTTCTCCATGACCTCCAACATTGGAGGGTGTGCCAAAGCCAGCCCAGGAATGCCTCTGTATGGTCATTATAACATGGAGCAGCCTTTAGGCCACTGGAGTGGAGCTTTAGCAGGGCAGTATTCAAGCTCCACCTACCCTCAGCCGCACCCACATCACCTGATGTCAGAGCACAGCATCCATCCCTCCGGATATCACCATAGCAATATGACAGAGTGGAGTCAGTACTCTCTGTTCGCCTACTCTTGCTAA